From uncultured Desulfobacter sp.:
CCCCTGCCCCGGTCGGCGGCTTAAGGTACAACTTACCTTTATCTTACGGACTTGAAGTTTTAACTTACAGTATTATAAACTATGGGACAGGCCACGATTTTCTAAAAATCGCATGGCGTAAAAATATTGGGGGGTTGCTGTGGGAGCGGAAAAAATCGCTTGCGTTTCTTTGTCAACCAATAGACGCTATCAAAAGTTTCAACCTGACGTTTTTTGTTCCGTTCGTTTCGTTCTCTACACTCTGAAAAAACGCAGCTTAAACAGGCGTTCCGCGGTACTGAATTCGTCTAACTTAATAAATTTGAAAAAAGGAGGAAGTTAATATGGAAAAGTATTTTTTGATTTTATTTTTTGTTTTTGCCGTAACTTTACAGGCATTTGCTGAGAATCCCATTAAGTATAATAAAGAGTTGGATGGGTTTAAGTACCCATTTGAAGTCAACACATTCAAGTTTAATTCTCAAAATCAAGATTTAAAAATGCGATACATGGATATTGGAGATAAAAATGCAAAAAAAGTAATTGTCTTATTGCATGGTAAAAATTTTTCAGGCTACTATTGGAAAAGAGTTGCAACAGATCTTGTAAAAAGAAAATACAGAGTGGTGATACCGGATCAAATTGGTTTTGGGAAATCCTCAAAACCCGATTCATACCAATATAGCTTTGGGCAGTTGGCGTTAAATACTAAATCCATGCTGGATAATTTAAATATTAAAAAATTTGATCTTGTCGGCCACTCAATGGGGGGAATGCTGGCTACTACCTTTGCTGTTAATTATCCTAAATTTATTAATAAACTTGTTCTGATAAACCCTATTGGTTTAGAAGACTACGGAAAGTATGTAGAATTCAAAGATGTCAATTTTTTCTATAAAAGAGAACTTGCTAAAACATTGGATAAAGCCAGGAACTATCAAAAAGAGAATTATTATGATGGGAAATGGTCAAGTGAATACGAGGCGCTTTTAATTCCTTTAAAAGGAATGCTTGCAGGAGAAGATTGGAAAATTGTTGCCTGGAATAATGCGTTAACTTATGGCCCTATTTTTTCAGAAAATATAGTAGGCAGATTCTCACAAATTACGAGTAAAACTTTTTTAATCATTGGTACCAGAGATAAAACCGGCCCCGGTAGAGGTTGGTTAAAAGAAGGTGTAAAGAGAAAATTAGGTGAATATAAAGAACTCGGAAAAAGAGCTAAAGATATGATTAAAGGTTCAGTACTTATTGAGTTGGATGGACTCGGTCATATGCCCCAGTATGAAAACTATGATGTTTTTATTGACGCTTTATATAAAGTAATTGGTGACTAATAAAAAAAATCTTCTTAATGGAATTTAATTTTAACCTGGGTGCCTTCGCCGGGCCGGGAGTATATATCAAGTTTCCATCCAAACCGTTTGCACAGCCTGGATACAATGCTCAATCCAAGGCCGAATCCATGGCTGTGTTCTCCTTTGATATGGGATTGGGTCACGGAATCCAGGCGCTCCGGGTCAATTCCCATGCCGGTATCCGTAATGGAGATGCCATGGGATTGGGATACAATGGTTACGGATCCTTTAGGTGTGAATTGGAATGCATTGCGGACCAGGTTGGCCACAACAATATACAGGATTTCCTCTTTTACGTTCAGTGTTGGATTTTCACGAATATCAATATTGACGTCAACATCTTTGTTCTCAATCAAATATCTTGTATTGGCAACCGCCTTTTCAATTGCCCTGTCGATCCGGCAGGTTTCACCCGGCCCGTTTTCTTCCCGGGCCAGCCACAAAAAGGTTTCAATGGTGATTTCCATATCCCTGACCGATTTTGATATCCGGCCCAGCGGTTTTTTCAACAGGGGATTGGCCTCTATTTCCGGCTGGGTTTCCATGATTTCCACCGCCCCTTTGACAATGGTCAACGGGGTTCGCAATTCGTGGCTGGCATCCCGGGTAAACTGCTTTTCCCGGGTAATAAATTCCCTGATCCGGATCATGGCTGATTCGATATTGGCGGTAAGCATCCCGATTTCTCCTTCCCTTGAGCCCTCGACCCATTTTTCCGGGATATTTTCAGGATTAATGTCCCTGATCTTTTCCATAAGCGGCTTCATGGGTTTGAACAGCATACGGACGGCAACTATGCCGATAATGGTTCCCGGAATTAAAAGCAGTACCAAAGAAAGCATGAGAATTTGACGGGGATTTAAAAAATCATTTTCCTCAAAAAACGCCCTGCCGTGAAAAATAAAATAATATATATCGCTGGTATCGGGCAATTTCACCACACCGACATGTACAGGTCTGTGTTTGGTTTTATCCATGAGCCCATAGACCCCGGGTTCAAGCCCCTTGAACAGGTCTGAAAAATCTTCCGGGATTTGGTCAAGGCCCCTAAATGCGGTTATAAATTTGGAATGGGGTAAGGCAGTGGTTTGGTCATTTTCATACTGGTATAAAAAATACTCTATTTCCGTTTCAAGAAGATTGTCCACAAGCCGCCCGACATTCCGGCCCATGAGAAGGAATGTAATAATCCCGTTAAAAACAACCAGTAATGTGCCAAAGATCAGAAAGGTTGCTACAAGCCTGAACCTGAGACTGTGATAAAATTTCATGTTTATTCCTTTAGTTGAAATCCCACCCCGTGGACCGTATGGATCAGGGTGTGGTCAAAGGGTTTATCCACCTTTTTCCTCAGGTTGTACAAATGGCTTCGAAGTACATCGCTTCCCGGCGGCATATCCCCCCACAGGGCATGTTCCATGTCCTGGCGGGACACCACATTGGGGCTGGCTTCCATGAGCAGCTTTAAAATTGAAATACAGGCGTTGTTCAAAGAAATTTTTTCTCCTGCCCGGCTCACTTCAAAGGATCCCAGGTCCATAGTCAAATCGGCTACGGACAAGACTTTTTGCTTCTTTGATTTTCGTTTAGCAAGGGCCCGGACCCGGGCTTCCAGTTCTTTTAAGGCAAAGGGCTTGACCAAGTAATCGTCGGCTCCAGATTCAAATCCCAAAAGCTTGTCATCCAGGGTATCCCTGGCGGTCAGCATGATCACCGGCACCTGTTTGTCCGCCTCATGCCGCAATTTTTTGCACACGGTGATCCCGTCCATACCCGGCAGCATCAGGTCCAGGACAATCACGTCATAGTCCTGTGTCAGGGCCAGGTGAAGACCACCGATACCGTCCATGGCAAAATCCAGGATAAACCCCTTGGCCGTTAAAAAATCGGAAATATTGTCTACAATGGCCGGATTATCTTCAATGATCAGCACTCTGATATTCTCTGTCATAATTTTTCCTTGGGGTTTATTGAATATTGCGCCCAGTATAGTAGTCCAGTTCTTCCAAGGCAAGCGCAAGGGAAACACGGGCATCCGCCAGTTCCCCTTCAGCCGCCACAAGATCGTTCTGGGCTTCGTTAAGCCGCACAAGGGAGGCCTGGCCCACTGAATATTCTTTTTTAACCAAATCCCGGGTAACCTCAATCAACTGGGTGTTTTCTGCCTGGAGTTCAAGGGTTTGCCTTGCTGAATCCACGTTTTCCCAGCCTGTCCGAATCTCTTTTGCAGCCGTAATTTTTGCATTTTCCAGATCTTTTGCAAGCTCCTGCTTTTCTGCGGCTGCACTGCGCACGGAAGCCCTTGTGCTGCCGCCTGAAAAAAGCTCAAAACTAAATTCAACACCGACAGAAGCCCCCATATGGTCATCATCGCCAAGGTACTCAAAGTCATCAACCGCATTGAAACCATAGGCCCCGGTTAAAGAAACCGTAGGGAAATACCCTGATTTCTCCCGCTTCACCCTCACATCGGCCTCCTGGACGGCCAACCAATCTTCCTGCAAATCAGGCCGGGAGTCCAGGACGGTTGATATTTCGGCTTCCAACTGAGTGTTCAACTGTCCGGATTGATCCAGGGCGTCAGCATCCCACGTCTGTGATACGTCCAGGGCCTGGATCTGCATGCCGTCGGGTAGACGCGCGTCTTCATACCCCATCAAGGCGGCCAGACCGTAGCAGGCCTCTTTAAACGCCTGGCGGGCCTGAATCACCTGGGTTTTGGCTGAATTCACCTTGGTTTTAAAATTGAGGACATCACTATATGATCCTGTGCCCATGCGCTCCTTGGCGATGGCCTCTTTCTCCTGTTCCTGGTTGAATGCCATGTCTGATTCGGCAATCCTGATATCCTCGGCAGCCAACTGGGCATTCAGATAACTCTGGGCAACGGACCAGACCAGGATGCGCCGAACCTCCTGCTCAGAGGCCATCGCCATTTTCTCATTGTATTGGGCGGACAGGGTATTATACTTGCGGTAAAACCCCTGAAACAGCACCTGGGTGGCGGAAATGGTATTGGTATAGGAATCCTGGCTTGTTCCCGAGGATGATGCCGTCTCGTCGGTATAGTCCCAGGAAGAATAGATCCCTACCGTGGGCAGATAATCGGAACGGGCCTGGGCAATGGCTTCCATGGCCTGGTCCACCCGTGCTTTGGCCGCCGACACTGTGGGGCTGTTTTCCAATGAAATCTGTTTGGCCCGGGCCAGCGTCAGTGAGGTGACTTGTGCCGTGATGGGATTCTGGTTCGCTTGGGCCTGGGCAGCACTACCCTGGGTCGGACCAGGCAAATATAAAAAAACTAAAATCAATATTGTATGAACTATGGCGTTTTTCATAAATTTTCTCCTGCAGGCAATGCAATCGTTGTACTGTCTTGGTGCTTGCTTCTGTTAAATGCCGGTTCCAGCTGCCGTCTGGATACATTGACGTCTGAAAATCCCCCGGCAAAGACAAACCGGATATCATTGACAATGGCAATAAGACAGGGCAGAAGCACCAGGGTCAGTATCGTGGCAAAGGCCACGCCAAATGCCAGGGAGATCCCCATGGGAATCAGTTGGCGGGCATGCTGGCTGGTTTCCAGGATCAGGGGCAAAAGCCCGCCTACCGTTGAAATGGACGTCAGCATCACGGCCCTGAACCTGCGGACACCGCCCTGAAAGATGGATTCAAAAAATGCCATACCCTGTTCAAGATTCATGTTGATCCGCTCAATTAAGACAATGGCGTCATTGACTACCACCCCAGACAGGGCCACCATGCCAAAAACCGACAGCAGCGACAACATATGTCCCATGACAAAATGGCCTAAAACAGCACCGACCAGGCCGAAGGGAATGGTCATCAGGATCAGAAAGGGCTGGATATAGGACCGGAACATGGTGGCGATGATCACAAACATACCCATAATGGAAATGGGAATCCAGATATACAGGCTGCCAAATGATTCTGCCAACCGCTCGGCATCTCCTTCAAGCACGATACCTATATCAGGGGAATCGGCCCGGATTTGTTTGAATACGCTTTG
This genomic window contains:
- a CDS encoding alpha/beta hydrolase; the protein is MEKYFLILFFVFAVTLQAFAENPIKYNKELDGFKYPFEVNTFKFNSQNQDLKMRYMDIGDKNAKKVIVLLHGKNFSGYYWKRVATDLVKRKYRVVIPDQIGFGKSSKPDSYQYSFGQLALNTKSMLDNLNIKKFDLVGHSMGGMLATTFAVNYPKFINKLVLINPIGLEDYGKYVEFKDVNFFYKRELAKTLDKARNYQKENYYDGKWSSEYEALLIPLKGMLAGEDWKIVAWNNALTYGPIFSENIVGRFSQITSKTFLIIGTRDKTGPGRGWLKEGVKRKLGEYKELGKRAKDMIKGSVLIELDGLGHMPQYENYDVFIDALYKVIGD
- a CDS encoding response regulator transcription factor, with product MTENIRVLIIEDNPAIVDNISDFLTAKGFILDFAMDGIGGLHLALTQDYDVIVLDLMLPGMDGITVCKKLRHEADKQVPVIMLTARDTLDDKLLGFESGADDYLVKPFALKELEARVRALAKRKSKKQKVLSVADLTMDLGSFEVSRAGEKISLNNACISILKLLMEASPNVVSRQDMEHALWGDMPPGSDVLRSHLYNLRKKVDKPFDHTLIHTVHGVGFQLKE
- a CDS encoding TolC family protein → MKNAIVHTILILVFLYLPGPTQGSAAQAQANQNPITAQVTSLTLARAKQISLENSPTVSAAKARVDQAMEAIAQARSDYLPTVGIYSSWDYTDETASSSGTSQDSYTNTISATQVLFQGFYRKYNTLSAQYNEKMAMASEQEVRRILVWSVAQSYLNAQLAAEDIRIAESDMAFNQEQEKEAIAKERMGTGSYSDVLNFKTKVNSAKTQVIQARQAFKEACYGLAALMGYEDARLPDGMQIQALDVSQTWDADALDQSGQLNTQLEAEISTVLDSRPDLQEDWLAVQEADVRVKREKSGYFPTVSLTGAYGFNAVDDFEYLGDDDHMGASVGVEFSFELFSGGSTRASVRSAAAEKQELAKDLENAKITAAKEIRTGWENVDSARQTLELQAENTQLIEVTRDLVKKEYSVGQASLVRLNEAQNDLVAAEGELADARVSLALALEELDYYTGRNIQ
- a CDS encoding HAMP domain-containing sensor histidine kinase encodes the protein MKFYHSLRFRLVATFLIFGTLLVVFNGIITFLLMGRNVGRLVDNLLETEIEYFLYQYENDQTTALPHSKFITAFRGLDQIPEDFSDLFKGLEPGVYGLMDKTKHRPVHVGVVKLPDTSDIYYFIFHGRAFFEENDFLNPRQILMLSLVLLLIPGTIIGIVAVRMLFKPMKPLMEKIRDINPENIPEKWVEGSREGEIGMLTANIESAMIRIREFITREKQFTRDASHELRTPLTIVKGAVEIMETQPEIEANPLLKKPLGRISKSVRDMEITIETFLWLAREENGPGETCRIDRAIEKAVANTRYLIENKDVDVNIDIRENPTLNVKEEILYIVVANLVRNAFQFTPKGSVTIVSQSHGISITDTGMGIDPERLDSVTQSHIKGEHSHGFGLGLSIVSRLCKRFGWKLDIYSRPGEGTQVKIKFH